One window of Gloeothece citriformis PCC 7424 genomic DNA carries:
- a CDS encoding HAS-barrel domain-containing protein, with translation MRLPLPQFATDNRHPDHIGEVIETATTQFLAQCLEPEDLSFPQMPPFGSWVKSVDEESGNKILAVVTYVTTSPIDSIHRARALGLTLSELREQQPQIFAMLKTEFRATIVGFETNPDSKKSNGNSWGKIYQYIPPRPPQIHQAVYRCEDSEIIRFSEQLDFLRTFLQVKDAPVEALIAASVREIYQLRKGDHQWLVQAGRQLNMLLKDDYDRLRYVLSQIHW, from the coding sequence ATGCGTCTTCCTCTACCGCAATTTGCAACAGATAATCGTCACCCGGATCATATAGGAGAAGTGATTGAAACGGCAACAACTCAATTTTTAGCCCAATGTTTAGAACCAGAAGACTTGAGTTTTCCCCAAATGCCGCCTTTTGGAAGTTGGGTTAAATCTGTAGATGAGGAATCCGGTAATAAAATTTTAGCAGTGGTGACTTATGTAACCACTTCTCCCATTGATTCTATTCATCGGGCCAGGGCTTTGGGGTTAACCTTATCTGAATTGAGAGAACAACAACCCCAAATTTTTGCCATGTTAAAAACGGAATTTCGGGCAACCATTGTCGGGTTTGAAACTAACCCAGACTCCAAAAAAAGCAACGGCAATTCTTGGGGAAAAATTTATCAATATATTCCCCCTCGTCCGCCTCAAATTCATCAAGCGGTTTATCGATGTGAGGATTCAGAAATCATTCGCTTTAGCGAACAACTCGACTTTTTACGAACTTTTTTACAAGTTAAAGATGCCCCCGTAGAAGCCTTAATTGCTGCATCCGTTCGGGAAATTTACCAATTACGGAAAGGGGATCATCAGTGGTTAGTGCAAGCGGGAAGACAATTAAATATGCTCTTAAAAGATGATTACGATCGCTTAAGATATGTATTAAGTCAAATTCACTGGTAA
- a CDS encoding heavy-metal-associated domain-containing protein: MTIQLKVPTIACEACANTITNAIHNEYSQANVNVDVANKIVTVETEASEDSIKQAIEAAGHTVEK; the protein is encoded by the coding sequence ATGACTATTCAACTAAAAGTTCCTACCATTGCTTGTGAGGCTTGTGCTAATACGATTACCAACGCTATACACAATGAATATTCACAAGCTAATGTTAACGTAGATGTGGCTAACAAAATTGTGACCGTTGAAACAGAAGCCTCTGAAGATTCAATAAAACAAGCGATAGAAGCAGCCGGCCACACAGTAGAAAAATAG
- a CDS encoding AAA-like domain-containing protein has translation MMNQVTNINSFPVRRVHTKPLKSLNYRLKMTFPQGQQEQKETFLPIGKKTTNSAIYNQKKASPHSKKVVAQKVSGKESQKNNRSSLKIQKKNSTIALNDYSVASKPKKKILIAYPQQELEISIADALAQELAGAGYDIFMGTRQSICQGNIWTQQIEAEYQQSDCLIFLLTQSSLISELATEALKRAITISKTRQEQKPLIIVIGVNIASNTPVSYKLQSYLNQIQQWQWNSPEDTHKIIETILNQLGQFPDKSTPLPPQLLNLSNNSQSKINPTSSTNRPVYSTQPQLSTEREGLNTPFYLERMPYQQQCYQKIVKPGALIRICAPRQMGKTSLLNRILSYAVKQNYHTVLLDFQHTDKQILTNLDQLVHWFCLAIAKQLNLPPNLEEYWNEDFGIKASSSIYLEDYILRTIKEPIVIAIEEISAIFEEIGVTQDFLSLLRCWHEKAKVNPLWAKLRLVLVQSTDAYIPLNINQSPLNVGLGIHLPSFSLEEVETLVRHDQLSLSPQEMNQLMKLLGGHPYLIQLSLYYLSQKKLTVSELLETPLTDSGIYNDHLYCLYWKLQQAPHLMPPFQQVLLSPSPVPLEHHLGCQLKSLGLVTVNNGQYSVSCELYQRYFSDRLIN, from the coding sequence ATGATGAACCAAGTAACCAATATTAACAGTTTCCCAGTCCGTAGAGTTCATACTAAACCGCTAAAATCTCTGAATTATCGGTTAAAAATGACTTTTCCTCAAGGCCAGCAAGAACAAAAAGAAACTTTTCTCCCCATAGGGAAAAAAACAACTAATTCAGCCATTTATAATCAAAAAAAAGCTTCTCCTCATTCAAAAAAAGTTGTAGCCCAAAAAGTGAGTGGCAAAGAGAGTCAAAAAAATAATCGTTCAAGTCTAAAAATTCAGAAAAAAAACTCGACAATTGCTTTAAATGATTATTCAGTAGCCTCTAAACCTAAAAAGAAAATTTTAATAGCCTATCCTCAACAAGAATTAGAAATAAGTATTGCCGACGCATTAGCCCAAGAGTTAGCCGGTGCTGGATATGATATATTTATGGGGACTCGCCAAAGTATTTGTCAAGGCAATATTTGGACTCAACAAATTGAAGCCGAATATCAACAAAGTGATTGTTTAATATTTTTATTAACCCAGTCCTCTTTAATTAGTGAATTAGCGACAGAAGCCCTAAAACGAGCTATCACAATTAGCAAAACTCGTCAAGAGCAAAAACCCCTGATCATCGTCATTGGTGTTAATATCGCTTCAAATACCCCCGTTAGCTATAAACTTCAAAGCTATCTCAATCAAATTCAACAATGGCAATGGAATAGTCCAGAAGATACCCATAAAATAATAGAAACTATCCTGAATCAATTAGGGCAATTCCCCGATAAATCTACCCCTTTACCTCCTCAATTATTAAATCTTTCAAATAATAGTCAATCAAAAATTAATCCGACTTCCTCAACTAATCGTCCTGTATATTCTACCCAACCTCAGCTATCAACAGAGAGGGAAGGATTAAACACTCCTTTTTATTTGGAGAGAATGCCCTATCAACAGCAATGTTATCAAAAAATAGTGAAACCAGGGGCTTTAATTCGGATTTGCGCCCCAAGACAGATGGGGAAAACCTCTCTACTCAATCGGATTTTAAGCTATGCTGTCAAGCAAAATTATCATACAGTTTTATTAGACTTTCAACATACAGATAAACAAATTTTGACCAATTTAGATCAATTGGTTCATTGGTTTTGTTTGGCTATTGCTAAACAGCTAAACTTACCTCCTAATTTAGAGGAGTATTGGAATGAAGATTTCGGAATCAAAGCAAGTAGCTCTATTTATTTAGAAGATTATATCCTTAGAACGATTAAAGAGCCTATCGTCATAGCTATAGAAGAAATTAGTGCTATTTTTGAAGAAATTGGCGTTACTCAAGATTTTTTAAGCTTACTTAGATGTTGGCATGAAAAAGCTAAAGTTAATCCCCTTTGGGCTAAACTAAGATTAGTCCTAGTACAGTCAACCGATGCTTATATTCCCCTGAATATTAATCAATCTCCCCTCAATGTTGGACTAGGAATTCACTTACCGTCCTTTAGTTTAGAAGAAGTAGAAACGCTAGTTAGACATGATCAATTAAGCCTCTCTCCTCAAGAGATGAACCAGTTAATGAAGCTTTTAGGCGGACATCCCTATTTAATTCAACTATCCTTGTATTATCTCTCCCAAAAAAAATTAACTGTGTCGGAATTATTAGAAACCCCCTTGACTGATTCGGGCATATACAACGATCACCTTTATTGTTTATACTGGAAGTTACAACAAGCTCCTCATCTGATGCCTCCTTTCCAACAAGTTTTATTATCCCCTTCTCCTGTCCCGTTAGAACACCATCTAGGATGTCAGTTAAAAAGTTTAGGGTTAGTCACGGTCAATAATGGGCAATATTCTGTATCCTGTGAGTTATATCAGCGTTATTTTAGCGATCGCCTGATCAATTAA
- a CDS encoding DUF427 domain-containing protein — protein MKPTPIKPKPGQESVWDYPRPPRLEDTTKSIRIIFNDVVIAETQSAKRVLETSHPPGYYIPAADIKLEYLIETPRKSLCEWKGWCIYYDVIVGEKQAQAAAWRYVQTTPQFTSLENHYSFYPGLMDACYVDDELVQPQPGDFYGGWITQDIVGPFKGVPGSMGW, from the coding sequence ATGAAACCCACACCTATTAAACCTAAACCCGGTCAAGAATCAGTCTGGGATTATCCCCGTCCCCCTCGTCTCGAAGACACAACCAAATCTATTCGTATCATTTTTAATGATGTGGTAATTGCCGAAACTCAAAGCGCGAAACGAGTTTTAGAAACTAGCCATCCTCCGGGTTATTATATCCCCGCAGCAGATATTAAATTAGAGTATTTAATCGAAACCCCTAGGAAAAGTTTATGCGAGTGGAAAGGATGGTGTATTTATTATGATGTGATCGTCGGGGAAAAACAAGCTCAAGCCGCCGCTTGGCGCTACGTTCAAACTACCCCTCAGTTTACCTCTCTCGAAAATCACTATAGCTTTTATCCCGGCTTAATGGATGCTTGTTATGTGGATGATGAATTAGTACAACCTCAACCGGGTGATTTTTATGGAGGTTGGATTACTCAAGATATTGTTGGCCCTTTTAAAGGCGTACCTGGTTCTATGGGTTGGTAA
- a CDS encoding Uma2 family endonuclease, which yields MGLTIANLEITWEKLPDDFILPNDPVDNITQPFLAAALTESLDLAEKLTENALTSTNYGICATLNRKIVVKAPDWAYIPSIRVPREEVFRSYTPRLQGDIPVIVMEFLSDTEGGEYSTKPTYPPGKWFFYEQILQVPHYAIFEPLEGILEVYRLDNLGRYQLQPSNEQGRYSIEPMKLFLGVWEGTRENRAGYWLRWWDEQGQLLLWGSELVTQERQRAEQERQRAERLLEQLRAAGIEPELP from the coding sequence ATGGGACTCACAATAGCTAACCTTGAGATTACTTGGGAGAAATTACCCGATGATTTTATCTTACCGAATGACCCAGTGGACAATATCACTCAACCTTTTTTAGCGGCGGCTTTGACTGAAAGCCTTGATCTGGCGGAAAAACTGACCGAAAATGCCTTAACTTCGACTAACTATGGCATTTGTGCTACACTCAACCGTAAAATAGTCGTAAAAGCGCCGGACTGGGCTTATATTCCTTCTATTCGTGTTCCTAGAGAGGAGGTTTTCCGAAGTTACACGCCCCGACTCCAAGGAGATATTCCTGTGATTGTGATGGAGTTTCTCTCTGATACCGAAGGGGGTGAATATTCCACTAAACCGACTTACCCGCCGGGTAAATGGTTTTTTTATGAACAAATTTTACAAGTCCCTCACTATGCTATTTTTGAACCTCTCGAAGGCATTTTAGAAGTCTATCGGCTAGATAATTTAGGGCGCTACCAGTTACAACCTTCTAATGAACAGGGACGTTACTCGATAGAACCGATGAAGCTATTTTTAGGCGTTTGGGAGGGGACAAGAGAAAACCGCGCCGGCTATTGGTTACGCTGGTGGGATGAACAGGGACAGTTACTTTTATGGGGTTCGGAGTTAGTGACTCAAGAACGCCAACGGGCTGAACAAGAACGCCAACGGGCCGAACGTTTGTTAGAACAACTTCGGGCGGCTGGTATAGAACCAGAGTTACCCTAA
- a CDS encoding NAD(P)H dehydrogenase subunit NdhS — translation MILPGTTVKVINSDDIYYYFEGLVQRVSDGKAAVLFEGGNWDKLITFQLSELEEVDLGAGKKKK, via the coding sequence ATGATTTTGCCAGGGACAACCGTTAAAGTGATTAACTCCGACGACATCTACTACTATTTTGAAGGACTGGTACAACGAGTCAGCGACGGCAAAGCTGCCGTTTTATTTGAAGGAGGGAACTGGGATAAATTAATTACCTTCCAACTCTCGGAATTAGAAGAAGTTGATCTTGGTGCAGGGAAGAAGAAAAAATAA